One window of Mycoplasmopsis gallopavonis genomic DNA carries:
- the rpsB gene encoding 30S ribosomal protein S2, translating into MTDTKKQETRQPIVSKNKLLEAGAYFGHKSHTWNPKMKDFIVPNRRNKGSHIIDISKTQKYLEFAYTLVNQLASKHAQFIFVGTKKQAREAVKAAAERTKSLYVTERWLGGTLTNNETIMSRVKKMEELEAKAAKNFQGYTKKEAINFQKELDKLHKNLDGIRNMKRLPQVMIVADPNEDEIAVKEARRKKIKVIGILDTNADPDSVDFGIPANDDSAKSITLIMTILADAIVKAQGGQQLFAYQEDEKVVLPDFQSKKVEE; encoded by the coding sequence GAAACAAGACAACCTATTGTTTCTAAAAACAAATTATTAGAAGCCGGAGCTTACTTCGGACATAAATCACACACATGAAATCCAAAAATGAAAGACTTTATTGTTCCTAACAGAAGAAATAAAGGTTCACACATTATTGATATTTCAAAAACACAAAAATATTTAGAATTTGCTTACACATTAGTTAATCAATTAGCTTCAAAACACGCACAATTTATTTTTGTTGGTACAAAAAAACAAGCAAGAGAAGCTGTTAAAGCTGCTGCTGAAAGAACAAAATCACTTTATGTAACAGAAAGATGATTAGGTGGAACACTTACAAACAATGAAACAATTATGTCACGTGTTAAGAAAATGGAAGAATTAGAAGCTAAAGCAGCTAAAAACTTCCAAGGTTACACAAAGAAAGAAGCAATTAACTTCCAAAAAGAATTAGACAAATTACACAAAAACCTTGATGGTATTAGAAACATGAAACGTTTACCACAAGTTATGATTGTTGCTGATCCAAATGAAGATGAAATTGCTGTTAAAGAAGCAAGAAGAAAGAAAATCAAAGTTATTGGTATTTTAGATACTAATGCAGATCCAGATTCAGTTGATTTTGGAATTCCTGCAAATGATGATTCAGCTAAATCAATCACATTAATTATGACAATTCTTGCTGATGCGATTGTTAAAGCTCAAGGTGGACAACAACTTTTTGCATATCAAGAAGACGAAAAAGTTGTTTTACCAGATTTTCAAAGTAAAAAAGTAGAAGAATAA
- the tsf gene encoding translation elongation factor Ts: MADNKMEKIKELRARTNSALIDVKKALEATSYDIEAAIAWLKENGIVKAAKKAGRISAEGVVNAFGNEKEAVLVEINSETDFVAQNAKFISLVNEVTEAIFNAKAKSLEEALEVVLADGQSIKNALLNATSVIGENISLRRVTFIEAGEGEVLGVYVHANSRVATVVTVKGQDAEAARNVAMHISAMNPEFGFVEDIPAARLEEIKAGFQEPANFSSKPEKIQISIKEGWLNKQLSEFVLVKQAFVMEDSLSIEKYLANHNSSLVAFVRYEVGEGIEKVQSDFASEVASMVK, from the coding sequence ATGGCTGACAACAAAATGGAAAAAATTAAAGAATTACGTGCAAGAACAAACTCAGCTCTTATCGATGTTAAAAAAGCTTTAGAAGCTACATCATACGATATCGAAGCTGCTATTGCATGATTAAAGGAAAACGGAATTGTTAAAGCTGCTAAAAAAGCAGGAAGAATTTCAGCAGAAGGTGTAGTTAACGCTTTCGGAAATGAAAAAGAAGCTGTTTTAGTGGAAATTAACTCAGAAACAGATTTCGTTGCTCAAAATGCAAAATTCATTTCATTAGTAAATGAAGTTACAGAAGCAATTTTTAACGCAAAAGCTAAATCATTAGAAGAAGCGTTAGAAGTTGTTTTAGCAGATGGACAATCAATTAAAAATGCTTTATTAAACGCTACATCAGTTATTGGTGAAAATATTTCATTACGTCGTGTAACATTTATCGAAGCTGGAGAAGGTGAAGTTTTAGGTGTTTATGTTCACGCAAACTCACGTGTTGCTACTGTCGTAACAGTTAAAGGTCAAGATGCAGAAGCAGCAAGAAATGTTGCAATGCATATTTCAGCTATGAACCCAGAATTTGGATTTGTAGAAGATATTCCTGCAGCTAGATTAGAAGAAATTAAAGCAGGATTCCAAGAACCAGCAAACTTTAGCTCAAAACCAGAAAAAATTCAAATTTCAATTAAAGAAGGTTGATTAAACAAACAACTTTCAGAATTTGTTTTAGTTAAACAAGCATTTGTAATGGAAGACAGCTTATCAATTGAAAAATACTTAGCAAACCACAATTCATCACTTGTTGCATTTGTAAGATATGAAGTAGGTGAAGGAATTGAAAAAGTTCAATCAGATTTTGCTTCTGAAGTTGCAAGTATGGTTAAATAA